From the genome of Plectropomus leopardus isolate mb chromosome 13, YSFRI_Pleo_2.0, whole genome shotgun sequence, one region includes:
- the LOC121952461 gene encoding steroid receptor RNA activator 1-like, whose product MEDMYIKPGNQERGWNDPPQFSYGLQKAHGPQRSLLNKRAAPPEATGTGAPPMTPPSSSPLAPPPTGLAPPPLTPARHPPGRVATPPPTVGPMSSQREADSSQSESEPDMEDVMSVLNRALAACRQTVKDQVCSDVEKRLRLLEDSWRTGRLSLPVRRRMLTLSLELQVGHWDSADEVHRSLMVDHVTEVIQWMVGVKRLIAETRKLSPELLKPLQKPSGPAQDSAGPAQDSAGPAQDSAGPAQDSSGPAQDSAGPARDSAEPVQDPAAPVQDPEEPVQDPAEPAQDC is encoded by the exons GTAACCAGGAGCGGGGCTGGAACGACCCCCCCCAGTTCTCATATGGCCTTCAGAAGGCCCACGGACCACAGAGGAGCCTCCTGAACAAGAGAGCAGCTCCACCAGAAGCTACAG GTACAGGAGCTCCACCCATGACTCCTCCCTCCTCCAGTCCTCTGGCTCCACCTCCAACAGGTTTGGCCCCACCCCCTCTAACACCAG ctcgTCATCCTCCTGGCCGTGTGGCCACGCCCCCTCCCACAGTGGGACCAATGAGCAGTCAGAGAGAGGCtgacagcagccaatcagaaagcGAGCCTGACATGGAGGACGTGATGTCGGTGTTGAACCGAGCACTCGCTgcctgcagacagacagttaaA GATCAGGTGTGTAGTGACGTGGAAAAGAGGCTCCGCCTCCTGGAGGACAGCTGGAGGACAGGTCGTCTCAGCCTACCTGTGAGGAGACGCATGCTCACCCTGTCTCTGG AGCTGCAGGTAGGCCACTGGGACTCGGCTGATGAGGTCCATCGCTCACTGATGGTCGATCATGTGACTGAGGTCATCCAATGGATGGTCGGTGTGAAACGACTCATCGCAGAGACCCGAAAATTGAGTCCAGAACTCTTAAAACCACTTCAAAAACCTTCAGGACCAGCCCAGGACTCTGCAGGACCAGCCCAGGACTCTGCAGGACCAGCCCAGGACTCTGCAGGACCAGCCCAGGACTCTTCAGGACCAGCCCAGGACTCTGCAGGACCAGCCCGGGACTCTGCAGAACCAGTCCAGGACCCTGCAGCACCAGTCCAGGACCCTGAAGAACCAGTCCAAGACCCTGCAGAACCAGCCCAGGACTGTTAA